One Chlorocebus sabaeus isolate Y175 unplaced genomic scaffold, mChlSab1.0.hap1 unalloc_scaffold_152, whole genome shotgun sequence genomic window carries:
- the LOC140711096 gene encoding ATP-dependent 6-phosphofructokinase, platelet type-like produces the protein MEWITAKLKEAWGRGKKFTTDDSVCVLGISKRNLIFQPVAELKKQTDFEHRIPKEQWWLKLRPLMKILAKYMDNYDVSDSGQLEHVQPSPGASDPVLPACTCNLDSPWTICFCNT, from the exons ATGGAGTGGATCACTGCGAAACTCAAGGAGGCCTGGGGCAGAG gaaaaaaatttaccacCGATGATTCCGTTTGTGTGCTGggaataagcaaaagaaacctTATTTTTCAACCTGTGGCAGAGCTGAAGAAGCAAACGGATTTTGA gcacaggattcccaaagaacagtggtggctcaagctgCGGCCCCTCATGAAGATCCTGGCCAAGTACATGGACAACTATGATGTGTCGGACTCAGGCCAGCTAGAGCACGTGCAGCCCAGCCCTGGAGCGTCTGACCCAGTCCTGCCTGCATGTACCTGCAACCTGGACTCACCGTGgaccatctgtttttgtaacacTTAA